A DNA window from Loxodonta africana isolate mLoxAfr1 chromosome 7, mLoxAfr1.hap2, whole genome shotgun sequence contains the following coding sequences:
- the LOC100676580 gene encoding olfactory receptor 52H1-like: MKAQALQKTFPDLTHLLTQFTRHIHSEITMAVFNVSSFNPGPFILLGIPGLEHFHIWIGIPFFIIYLVALAGNSVLLHLISTERSLHEPMFFFLSMLAATDLILSNTCVPKILSIFWLGPQEITFPGCLTQMFFLHYSFTMDSAILLAMAFDRFVAICFPLRYATILTRQIITKIVMGIISRSFCIIFPCVFLLKRLPFCRTFIIPHTYCEHIGVARLACADISINIWYGLAVPVMTVTSDLILIGISYTLILRAIFYLPSRDARQKALSTCGSHVCVILIFYTPAMFSVLTHRFGHNIPHSFHIMFANLYVAIPPALNPIIYGMKTKQIRDKIILLFFPKGTQ; this comes from the exons ATGAAGGCCCAAGCACTCCAGAAAACCTTCCCTGACTTAACTCATCTATTAACTCAG tttacCAGACACATCCATTCCGAGATCACGATGGCTGTATTCAACGTGAGCAGCTTCAATCCAGGCCCATTCATCCTATTGGGAATCCCAGGGCTGGAGCACTTCCACATCTGGATCGGGATTCCCTTCTTCATTATCTACCTCGTGGCCCTTGCAGGCAACAGTGTCCTTCTCCATCTTATTTCCACGGAGCGCAGCCTCCATGAGCCcatgttctttttcctttctatGCTGGCTGCTACAGATCTCATTCTGTCTAATACATGTGTACCCAAAATACTCAGTATCTTCTGGCTAGGTCCTCAGGAAATCACCTTTCCTGGATGCCTTACTCAGATGTTTTTTCTCCACTACAGCTTTACCATGGATTCTGCAATTCTGCTGGCAATGGCATTTGATCGCTTTGTTGCCATTTGCTTCCCCCTAAGATACGCCACTATTCTCACTCGTCAGATTATTACTAAGATTGTGATGGGTATTATCAGCAGGAGCTTTTGTATCATCTTTCCATGTGTGTTCCTCTTAAAACGACTTCCCTTCTGCCGAACGTTCATTATACCTCACACATACTGTGAGCACATAGGCGTTGCCCGGCTCGCCTGTGCGGACATCTCCATCAACATCTGGTATGGCCTTGCTGTGCCGGTAATGACTGTCACCTCAGACCTGATCCTCATTGGCATTTCCTACACTCTCATTCTCCGTGCTATCTTTTACCTCCCATCCCGGGATGCCCGCCAGAAAGCCCTTAGCACGTGTGGTTCCCATGTTTGTGTGATTCTTATATTCTACACGCCAGCCATGTTCTCTGTCCTCACCCACCGTTTTGGTCACAATATTCCTCACTCCTTCCACATAATGTTTGCCAACCTCTATGTAGCCATCCCACCTGCACTCAATCCAATTATCTATGGGATGAAGACCAAACAGATTCGGGATAAGATCATCCTCCTGTTCTTCCCCAAAGGGACCCAGTGA
- the LOC135227223 gene encoding olfactory receptor 52E8-like — protein MTACNVSQGHPPFIILQGIPGMEDKHKWISVPFSSLYFITILGNRTILFIISTERSLHKPMFLLLCMLALTDLGMSTTTIPKVLSIFWFGQSEISYEGCLVQLFFIHSISAMQSVVRMTMAFDRYVAICEPLRYATILSNSRIGLIGLMSLVRAVLFILPMPILLQQMPFHANHVIPTTYCEHMAVVKMVCVDTTVSQMYGLDISAISSSYMLIV, from the coding sequence ATGACTGCTTGCAATGTCAGCCAGGGCCACCCTCCTTTCATCATTCTCCAAGGCATTCCTGGGATGGAAGACAAACATAAATGGATATCAGTTCCCTTCTCCTCCTTGTACTTCATCACCATCCTTGGGAACCGCACTATCCTCTTCATCATCTCCACAGAACGTTCTCTGCACAAGCCCATGTTCCTGCTTCTCTGCATGTTGGCCCTCACAGACCTGGGCATGTCCACAACCACCATTCCCAAGGTTCTGTCCATCTTCTGGTTTGGTCAGAGTGAGATCAGCTATGAGGGCTGCCTGGTCCAGCTATTCTTCATCCATTCCATCTCTGCCATGCAGTCTGTTGTCCGGATGACCATGGCCTTTGACCGCTATGTGGCAATCTGTGAGCCCCTGCGCTATGCCACCATCCTTTCCAATAGTCGCATTGGGCTTATTGGCTTGATGAGTTTGGTGAGAGCCGTCCTCTTCATTCTCCCCATGCCCATCCTCCTGCAGCAGATGCCATTTCATGCCAATCATGTCATCCCCACCACCTACTGTGAGCACATGGCTGTGGTGAAGATGGTATGTGTGGATACCACAGTTAGCCAAATGTATGGGCTGGACATCTCAGCTATTAGCTCATCTTACATGTTAATCGTCTAG